The DNA segment ATAAAGTTCTACCACATCTTGTATTTCTCTTCTTAAGCCACTTACAAATCTAGCTATCTTTGACTCATCATTTTCATGCAAgtcaattttagtcaaagtagTTTCAAGATCTTTATAGTACTCATCTACACGTCTAGGTCCTTGTTGgagccgttggagcttcaacaagagttccttcctataatgagGAGGAAAAAACCTTACGCGCATACATTCTTTCAAATTATACCAAGAGACCATGGttggcctcttgtttagcccaatgtacATTACAACTTGGTGCCACCATTACATGACATAGTCTATAAATTCTAGGGAGGCTAGTTTTACCTCTTGGTCCTCTTGTACCTCATACACATTGAAAATTTGatcaaccttagcctcccattcTAAGTAAATATTGGGGTCACTTTCCCCACTAAAGCTATGCAATTTTACATAGGGAAAAGAAATTTTAGAAGGATGGTGTTGGTGGCGCCTTTCATCATATTGGTGAATTCTCcaatcttcatcttctttttgGCTGCCATAATGTGTGTAGCTCATTAAAACTCTTCTTTGCTCCCACCTCCTTCCTCTTGGTTGTTTTTCATGTGTCATTTCAAGTCTTTGAAGTCTTTCCTCCAATTGCCTCATTTCTTCCTCTTTTTGGGCTAAAGATCTCTTTGTTGTCGTAGGCTCACCTATAAGGAAAGCCTTTTGAGAAGATTGAGGTTTTGATGACTCCTCTGAAGAAAGAATAGCCATAAAATTGCACAAAGAgtcaaacaattagtgaaagaaaaaaagttaataacCCTCTCATCACTTGTGTCACTTTTTTGTGTAGCAAAGAGGAGAAAAGATCTAAACACTCAAAAAGAATTTTCTCTCAACAAAAGTCTATCTTGGGGTTTCAAGctctcaaatgaaaaaggaCAAAGCCCTTAACGCTTAATCTCAAAAGAACCACAACAAAACTAAAGAGTTTtagaagacaaacaagaaaggCTCAACACAAAGAGGCTAAACAAAGTTGGGAAAATAGATTATGACAAAACTTTGAaagaaagacaaacaagaaaaagtacaCAAAAAGACTCTAAGATACTTACTTAACCTTTAACAATGTAGTTTTACTCTTGCTAGAAATTGCAAAAGCAAAATGATCAAATTCCACAatgttgaaatcaatttgccaaATAAAATGAATCCACTTTTTTAGAAATGTTGGTCTTGCAAAAGAAGTCTGCGCAACTTgtcctttcctttctctttttttttatccttgttTATGGTTTAGGTAAGTCAAAACCGCACCCTAGACTTATCCCTTTTTTAGTGTTTCAcatcctacccttgcttctAGTTTACCAAggcaccatctcctataaatagggtaccttactccatgtattttcatgttgaagtttatagaagaaggaaaactctgcacaaattgtgtcaGAATTGTTTGCTCCAGCAATAGGTCATATCTTAAGTGAGTTTGCAAGTTCTCAAGTGGAGGCCCTGccctctacactcatcttggaggcAACTATACTCCAAGTGGTGTGTCCATTCTCAACCAacaccataagctttcttcttccatcatttttcttcatttccaTTTACACCATTTTATCTTGTGTTCTTATACTTGTTTCCATTCGGTTCTTCCTTTttgttttgtgttgttcttccaTTTTATCATTCAGCCATGTTTCATTTCATTGTTTCCTTCTATCAAATTCCGCAATGCATCCTCATTGTCACCttatattgatttttcttttacctttggaagtgaaccttcacacttacttaaccttaaccacttggttaagttagtgTCCAGTGAGGATCTTCCCTAGGTCTCACCATATTATTGCTAAAATCTCAATTATAAGTAAAGTGTCGCCTCTAAAATGGAaccatctaaaatcaactcacattaaGAATGGTCATAAGTAATTTAATTACCAGGTTGTTTCATATTTCTAATGTTTATTGTCCTATCCATTCCAAAAAGCTCCTTAGTTCCCTTTTTAACTTTTCAAGTTGTTGATCAATTACAACTCTTGTTCTTGCTTCCAAAATCATTCTTTGAAATGTTTCATATAGCCAACCAACACCTCACTATCCGAATTGAATTTTTTGGCATAGTAATATCtaacacaataaaaaataagttaataagAACAAAGTACATAGTGTTACTTAGTAGGAcaaatttatatgtaatttagCTTACCTAGGATTGAAATAATAGGCTATAGCATAGAGAGGCCTGTGTAGTTGTAAATTCTACCTAATGTCTTTTCCACACTTTTTTTATACCTTATTTATTGGTTTTGGAAATTTTCAACAATTTGTTATGGCGTGTCTGATTTTGGATCACAATCTATAAGTCTAACACTTTTACAAGCAGATTCACACATTTAAAACAATATGTGATTGATCTCCAAAATTTGGCATCGCATAACGCTAGATTCATCACTTGCTTGACCTCATTTTTAGTAGCATGTGGACTAATATCCCATTCCTCATAAGCAAACATTGATTTAAGACCATATTTTTGTTGCTTAATAAGAAGTAGCAAAACGTGTGACAAATTAAGAACCCATGTGTGCCTATATATGTAACTAGTGATTTTCTTTACATTGTCAATAGTGTTGTAAAATACTAGAAGCTCTCCAATATCCTCAAGAATTAGATTAAGATAATGGTTGCACAaggagaccaaaataatttggTTCATTTTTCCATTAACATTGTCCTAGCTGCCACAAGGTAGGAAGCACAATTTGTAACTACTTAGACAACATGCTTCTATCCAATTTCATCCACTATGCTAtccaacaactcatacattttTTGTCATCTTTTATCACATCACTAGTAtcaatagattaaaaaaaaaatagtaccaCTTGAATTAGTGAGTGATCTTCCTTTCCCATCCGTCCAACCATTACACATCAATGTGCATCCCCATTTCTCCCATCTCTCATATTTTTCTGTAGTTTTTTTCAGATAGGAAACTCTTACCTCATGATAAGAAGGAGGCTTTAAATCTTTCTCACACCCTCTAACAACCTTTAGCATTTGGATGAAAAGAGGACTCCTTACAAAATTAAGTGGCAATACATTACCGTAAATGTAGTTGCAAACTTCTTGAATTACATCTTCTTTGTTCTTATAAAATGCATTTGTTCCATTTGGTGGAGatcattattttcttttgctACTTCCCTTGTACCTTCTGCATAATACAAGTTTaactcctttttttttctagtagctttaaaactattttcttcACATCATCTAAACACTACAATAAAGAATAACATCTTTGTCCCAACAACACGATGTTTCATCCTTGCTATTCCAACTCAGCAAAACTTACATTTTACTTATAGTCTATTTGTAGGAAAAATTTCACAATACTTCCAAGTAATATTTGCCTCTCTTTTTTGTTTTActcatttttaaaaatcaagacaacaaaaaaaaaatctcactcTCAGTCGCTATCCAGCGTCACACCTCATTGTCACGAGTAAAAACAATTATTCAATAAATTCATATAATTGGAATGATCGAACTGTATCATTTCGTGCTATACATATAGTGATTTGCACTATACTTACTACCATGATCATCACCATCTTCTCTGTATTTTTCCTCTCTACACAAGACTAACCTTCAGGCAGTGTCAAACATGGCTGAGATACCCTGGGTTAGTGGTACTCTACGTGCATCACTGGTTAAAAcgttaaattattcaaattctTAAGAATATTTTAGAGATCAGCAAAACAGCTAAGCATTTATCTCGAAGTTTGAAacaaaatattctaaaatacTTTAATGATAGTTTTCAGATTTTGATTATGCATTTACACCTAATTTGATCCTTAAAAACTCTCAAGATAACAGACTGATTGTTTATCTCTTCAAAAGACAATTAAAGGCTATTCAGGAGTTCAACTCCAGTGAAATCATGATAATAACTATAATAGTGAATCAGTTATTATTGATGAGATTTTGGCGACTTTAATAAACCTTGCCTATATATTTACATAATAATTATCATTAGTCTATAATAAGGCATATTTACAAACAAGAGAGCAACTAAAATATTCCAATTAGTTTACAAATTAATCCTCAAGAATCTTATGTCGACTTTCACACCATGCTACCTGACAAGAGTTAAATCATTCCCTTCAACCTGACAAGTACATAAATTCCAATTAGCAAGGGAGTAAAGAAAATATAGGCTTTTTATTGTATTACAAATAATAAGAACTACTCTATCAAGGAAAAATGCAGCATGGTTCAGGCTCAATGTCAAAGCTAATATTCGCTAATTATGAGTGTTAAGACTTCAGAATCATAATACATCGTAAAAGAAAAAAGGCGATGGGATAGTTAACAAGGCTTGACATGAAGCAGTAAACAGTTAGTTCAATAACCATATTCTATAACCAATTATCACTTGGAACTCAACAGTGAAACTTTCTTGTGTTTCTCTATAGGCTAAGAAATAAATATCAGTGCTGCTTAGCACACTTTGAATCAGTTACTTTTGGGGTTAATAAGctttaaatcaaaatatttctaCGAGTGctattgaaagaaaaataaaacgaAGAGATTATTTCTCATGAAGTGTTGACCAAACATGCACTTGTGTAAAAAGGTGGGCTACTATCAATAGGTAAATTATTGTCAACAACTACGcaaacaaaattttgttgaAAGAGGCCTACAGAATCCAGAAGTCTGTTGCAGATGAAGATCACTTTCTTTTAGCATCTATGAACATGGCTCGAGTCCAATGCTCAACATCCTCGCTTTGCGACGGTGGGGGTGGAAAAGTGGGATGCTCAATAATATCCCACCCTTCAATAAGGCACTCATTTTTGCCATCATTTAAATCAGTGGCGTAAAGAAAACTAGCAGTAGAACTTGGCAGATAATTTTCAATTCTCTGCAATAGGCAAAAGTATAAAATCCATCAGTGATGAACattgataataaaaatgaaaatgcccATTATACGAAAATGAAAGTTATTATTGTGTCCAGATACATATATCCTAGGTGTTATAAGTAATAATATTGCATATGAAAGCACTATCTTTGGGGCACTGATTTAACTATTGTACATGCAGATACAGTCCAGCTCCTCAAAAACAAATAGGAGTGTAACAAAGACATACTTTTTGGAGTTAGGAAGTTAGTTAACACAGTtagaatattaattatatagttAGCGGATAAGCGAGGTAAATAAATAGAGGAATGTAACTTAAAAGGGATTTCAAAATTAACTTTAGAACAAACTTGTATTCACTGAATGTTGAAATATTCctgttattgaaaaaaatagaagGAAGAATTTCACCCAGAAAATTTTATTCTCCTTTTCAAACAATTTTTAGAAATCCCCAAGCTAGACACTTGTTTTAATGGATAAGCGATGAATCTAAGGCACTAAAGCATAAGAAATTCAATTAACACTGCCAACGTTTTCTTGCAAATTAGAAGTGATGAGAGAACCTACCGTTGTGGGCACAGAATGTGCACTTTCCAGTAAAGTAGTTGATGAAATAACAGAATTCATATTCCATACAGATTTGTTTAATTGCTGAACTTGCTTGCATGTCCTGAATCAAAgggaaaagaagagaaaaaagttCAACCTCAATGCTATCTGCATCTGCATTCTAAAAAATTTAACGTTGCAGCAAACTTTGGGTAAAAATCATAACGTTACTGCAAACAGAAACCCTACAAAAGTGAGAAGccttaaaaataaattcaagaaTCTGGATGGAGCTCTGACACATGCTCCCGAACACAATAGTGCCTTGGAAATTTTGAAGACCTAAGTTACTTCGTTCTTCTGACAGCCAGTTTCAACAGGGAAAAAAGCTAGATGTATAAGGGAAGTTAAGAGAAACAAACCAGATACTAAATGTTAAAgaggaagagaagagaaaaatagGGGCATAATAGGCACAAAAACTGTGTTTAAAAGAACCACAGTAGAGATAGATTTATATATAGGCTTTGCattaattacaaataattaGAGGATATATTGACACCTCTACATTAGTGATTCTGTTGGCTATAGACGGATATACATTAAATGTAGATATTCTATCCTGATTCTCTACACCAAGTATATTCAAAAACTGGCCTTCATGATTTCTTTTAGTAATCCATCAGTTAGAAGCTACAGCCCAGATCGCTGGGATGAAGAACTgcaattaaataactttaaatacTTTTATAGAACACAAGTTGTAACGAGATAATTAAGACATGTTGCATAATTACACAATTTAATAGATTAATTATCTCCTCATACACAATGATTGTATATGGCAGACATTGGAGTAGCACCGTTAGAGgaaaaacaatagaaaattaaaataaaagaagaatagTTAACGGGGTTTGGACACGTTTAAAGGTCACTGAAAGCACTAATGAGGAGAATAGATTGCATGTATTTTAATCATGTGAGAAGGAGAGGAAGACCAAGAAAAACATTGGAGGCAGTTGTTAAGAGCAATCTCAAGCTAAACAATATCTCTGACCATTTTGTCTTCAATCAATCCATGTATAAATGCTTCTTAAGACATCAAAATGCCGCAAATGGGATAAGGTTTTTGTGGTAATTAATTCATACATAAATGCTTCAGAAGACATCAAAATTACATCTACATAAGGTTAATTTGGAAATAtttactaatatttctacaaagTATATTAAGTATCATGGATTATGTCCATTTTATggaaacattaaataaatataacaatacCTAGATTGAGCCATTTTCAAGGAAAAAACAGATCGAACTTCCTTCGATGATGAGAGTGTAGCCAATAACTTAGCAAATGACTCAAACGTTGATGCCTCTGATGGGGCATCCAAACATAGGGAGTTGTAACAGTAAGCTGTGATGCATGCAACACTTTTCTTTAAAAGTGAAATTCCTTTCTGCAAATCTTTATGTGTTTGGACAGAATGCAAAGAAGCTAAAGAATAGTTGAAGTTACTATTCCCGGATGAATCTAGGCGATTTCTCTTCTCAGATTCCATTGAAGCAACTCCAAAATTGCTTGAGCTTTTATCAGTAGACCATGAGTTTTCTCCAGCAGTAGAGCAATAATTTTGTCGAGGTATGAAAAGGGGATATTCATTGCTGAACAAAAGAAAGTATACCAGCTTAAAATGTTTAGTTCCTGATACTTAatccaaatatatttttgaCCAAAATACCTCCTCGAGGATGGACGTGCATCCCAATAAGAATCTCGTTGCCATATCCGAGAGCAAGAACCCTGAGGTaacataaaagaaacaaaatatgcATTACAATTGcaaatttacattattaatttccataaaataggaaaataaaaagacaATGCATCATTAAGACAATACAGATGGATCAGCCACAGacaaaaatacaaatgaaaatacaaattggaaaacaaaaggaaaaggaaatgtTAGACAATCAAAACCCACTAAAACTAAACATTAGCAAAAATATCGTTTGTTCTTATGTACATTCAACGAAAACATGCAAAAACAATTCTCTTTATCCATACTCCTGTCAACATTCATCTAGGTGAAATCTTAAAATCTTATAAGCATCAAAAGTAACACAAAACACTTGCATCAAATAGACAGCATTTGGAACAAGATCAATAATGCCCAAAAAGGAATACTTTTATGCAGATGGTAGTACCAGTGTATACAAATTAAAAGTTACAAGAGAAATCTGAACAACACTCTTTTGAATACTGTTATTAATCAAAACTTaaaagaaatcacaaaaatgtTACAAGTCTCGTTTGTTTAATGAGTTCCACTCATGATTTTGAATCTTTCCAATAAATTTAACCAATAGTAGAGAGAACATTAATGTTAGAAGTACATAAAAATGTCTGCTGTTAGTATGCCTTAAGTTAAAAACACATCAACATTCAACACGTGAATTTTAATGCTATTCTAACATTCAACGGCCATCAAATGATGATGGCCAATAATAACCATGCTTGACCTGAATATTTTGAACACATTCTTGACTTAACATTTATCTATTGCTTGGACATTGCTTACCGCAAAACCTGAGTTATGAAGTGCTGGGGCAGCCAAGTTGTGAACAACAAGATTTAAAAGTTGCACCATGTATCTGCATTGCAAAATGCAAACATGAAAATAACAGGTTACAATTTAACGAAAAATATTCTAATTTCTAATTTAAGCAATAAGGAAGTTTTAGTTTTACCACTGGATGAACTCAAATAGGATATGAAATATGTGCTTAATATTGACATgaatatatattacaattttgAGAACAAAAGTGTTGTCTACCCCAGATATAATTCACTTTTATAAATGCACTACATATGCTTtagacaaaagaaaaaaatgccTACCCTAAAGAAGCGGAAAGCTCTTCTGATGGAACAGAGTGAGGATCAAGTGCTCTGGGTAATCGGGCATTGCAAATTTGATCATATTGA comes from the Phaseolus vulgaris cultivar G19833 chromosome 8, P. vulgaris v2.0, whole genome shotgun sequence genome and includes:
- the LOC137824460 gene encoding uncharacterized protein, whose translation is MARKTSNCAICENSNQASICSICVNYRLNEYNTSLKSLKDRRDSLYSKLSEVLVQKGKGDDQENYIVLQNEKLARLKEKLHRSKEQVTQGRAKIETVSADLKHKYGLLESALSTLEKNRVEQLEKFYPNLICTQSLGHVAITSERLHKQSVVIKQICKLFPQRRVVIEGEIRDGCSGQYDQICNARLPRALDPHSVPSEELSASLGYMVQLLNLVVHNLAAPALHNSGFAGSCSRIWQRDSYWDARPSSRSNEYPLFIPRQNYCSTAGENSWSTDKSSSNFGVASMESEKRNRLDSSGNSNFNYSLASLHSVQTHKDLQKGISLLKKSVACITAYCYNSLCLDAPSEASTFESFAKLLATLSSSKEVRSVFSLKMAQSRTCKQVQQLNKSVWNMNSVISSTTLLESAHSVPTTRIENYLPSSTASFLYATDLNDGKNECLIEGWDIIEHPTFPPPPSQSEDVEHWTRAMFIDAKRK